The genomic DNA CAAAGAAAAAATGGATAAATCAGATGATTGTTTTAGTATAATATTCCTAAATGATCTAAAAATATATGCTTTAACACTTTTTACTTCCTTTAAAGATTTTCGGTATTTAAATAAATTAATGAAAAGAGTTTGAATTGTATCTTCTACCGTACTGGTATCTATTTTGAAACGTTGACCATATATGAATAAAGCCTGATAATTTTGTCTGTAAATATTATCTATTGCATGATTATCACCTCCAATGAATTTAAGCCATAACACTTCCTGAGAAAGCTCTTTCCGGTCAGTTTTATCTGCAAATTTTTTATTCTCCATTTTTACACAAAGAGAAATAGTAGTTATACAATAGTTAGATAAAAACCTATGTTCGACGAGAGAAGTGGAATACAGGTTAGTAGTTATATTACGTGACAAACATAACATTCTTTTTAAGAAAAAAAAAAATCGTGACAGTAAAATCAGACTCCTATTAGCTTAGGAAAATTAAGTCTGGTTTAAGACGAAAATCAGCCTATAATTGCGACTTCACTTTTAGTTACACTAAAACTTTTATAATTCTAAGTTTAGAATTATGACTTTCCCCCTATGACCTTTAAACAGTTAAACAAACAACCGCATAAAAACCTATAGTTTTTAGAAAAATTAATTATATGTTTTGTTTTTCAGAATTATTACTATACATTCGTAGTGTACTACTTCGATAGTACACTAGTTCAATATAAAGCAAACTAACTATGGTAAGCATTAAAAACTTAAATTTCAGTTACTCTAAAAAAGGTCTCCCCTTATTTAGAGACCTGAACCTACAAGCTTCGGGAGGAAGCATAATCGGTTTACTTGGAAAAAACGGTGCCGGTAAATCTACATTGTTGAAAATAATTGCAGGTTTACTAAAAAGCCATTCGGGTGATATATCGGTATTGAATTACGATCCTATAAAGCGATACCCTTCATTCATGCAACAGGTATTTTTT from Bacteroidota bacterium includes the following:
- a CDS encoding sigma-70 family RNA polymerase sigma factor, with product MENKKFADKTDRKELSQEVLWLKFIGGDNHAIDNIYRQNYQALFIYGQRFKIDTSTVEDTIQTLFINLFKYRKSLKEVKSVKAYIFRSFRNIILKQSSDLSIFSLIDNIDTEEKNDTHDHEVLVYEVKKVMNDLSPREREIILLKYFEDYKNDEIAEILGIENKTVRNLVTRALNRFRKTGKDKFIVISILILTSKFFGRSKV